One Paenarthrobacter aurescens TC1 DNA window includes the following coding sequences:
- a CDS encoding putative GTP-binding protein Era (identified by match to protein family HMM PF01926; match to protein family HMM TIGR00231; match to protein family HMM TIGR00650): MAENLAALDDDEAELRAATLRAGLDDYDLDEEDAALLSGEYGDEGDEGPLKLDPVLAIIGRPNVGKSTLVNRILGRREAVVEDTPGVTRDRVMYSARWNGRNFTLVDTGGWEHDAKGIHARVAEQAEMAVELADAVLFVVDSAVGATATDEGVMKMLRKSKKPVIMVANKVDDFAQEADSATLWGLGFGEPYPVSALHGRGVADLLDHVMDTLPEYSLVDGVERSGGPRRIALIGRPNVGKSSLLNKLAGSERVVVDPLAGTTRDPVDEFIELGDRTWRFVDTAGIRRRQHMAQGADFYASLRTQAALEKAEVAVVLLAVDEVLSEQDVRILQLAIESGRALVLAFNKWDLLDDERRRYLEREIEQDLAHVEWAPRVNISAKTGWHKDRLVPALDIALESWDRRIPTGRLNAFLGELVAAHPHPVRGGKQPRILFGTQASSRPPKFVLFTTGFLDPGYRRFITRRLRETFGFEGTPIEVNMRVREKRGKKR, translated from the coding sequence GTGGCGGAAAACCTGGCGGCCCTGGACGATGACGAGGCCGAGCTCCGCGCGGCCACCCTCCGGGCCGGCCTGGACGATTACGATCTCGACGAAGAAGATGCCGCGCTGCTTAGTGGCGAGTACGGCGACGAAGGCGACGAAGGTCCCCTGAAGCTGGATCCGGTTCTGGCCATCATCGGCCGCCCCAATGTGGGCAAGTCCACGTTGGTGAACCGCATCTTGGGCCGCCGTGAAGCCGTAGTGGAGGACACCCCTGGTGTTACCCGCGACCGCGTCATGTACTCGGCCCGGTGGAATGGCCGCAACTTCACCCTGGTGGACACCGGTGGTTGGGAGCACGACGCCAAGGGCATTCACGCACGGGTTGCCGAGCAGGCTGAGATGGCCGTTGAGCTTGCTGACGCCGTTCTCTTTGTAGTGGACTCCGCCGTCGGCGCGACCGCCACTGACGAGGGCGTCATGAAAATGCTCCGCAAGAGCAAGAAGCCGGTCATCATGGTGGCCAACAAGGTGGATGACTTCGCCCAGGAGGCCGATTCCGCAACCCTTTGGGGCCTGGGCTTCGGCGAACCGTACCCGGTTTCTGCCCTCCACGGTCGCGGCGTCGCGGACCTCTTGGACCACGTCATGGACACCCTGCCCGAGTACTCCTTGGTGGACGGTGTGGAGCGTTCAGGCGGCCCGCGCCGTATCGCCCTGATCGGTCGCCCGAATGTGGGTAAGTCCTCGTTGCTGAACAAGCTCGCCGGCTCCGAGCGAGTTGTGGTGGATCCGCTGGCCGGCACCACGCGTGACCCGGTTGACGAGTTCATCGAACTTGGCGACCGCACGTGGCGCTTCGTGGATACCGCAGGTATCCGCCGCCGCCAGCACATGGCACAGGGTGCCGACTTCTACGCGTCGCTGCGTACGCAGGCCGCGCTCGAAAAGGCGGAGGTCGCCGTCGTTCTTCTTGCCGTGGACGAGGTCCTCAGCGAGCAGGATGTCCGCATCCTGCAGCTGGCCATTGAGTCCGGCCGTGCGCTGGTGCTCGCGTTCAATAAGTGGGACCTGCTGGACGACGAACGCCGCCGTTACCTGGAGCGTGAAATCGAGCAGGACCTTGCCCACGTGGAGTGGGCTCCGCGCGTGAACATCTCGGCAAAGACCGGCTGGCACAAAGACCGCCTGGTCCCCGCCTTGGACATCGCGCTGGAGAGCTGGGACCGTCGCATCCCCACAGGACGCCTCAACGCGTTCCTGGGCGAACTCGTGGCAGCGCACCCGCACCCGGTCCGTGGCGGAAAGCAGCCGCGCATCCTGTTCGGCACGCAGGCATCCAGCCGCCCGCCGAAGTTCGTGCTGTTCACCACCGGCTTCCTGGATCCCGGATACCGTCGCTTCATCACGCGTCGCCTCCGCGAAACGTTCGGCTTTGAGGGCACGCCCATCGAGGTCAACATGCGCGTACGTGAGAAGCGTGGCAAGAAGCGCTAA
- a CDS encoding putative transcriptional regulator, MarR family (identified by match to protein family HMM PF01047), translating to MGIKDDAVEVRAQGWRTLAALHGSIEAELEKALQASSDLSVVEYTVLDALSRQDGWHMRMQQLARATALSSSATTRLVNRLEDRGLLTRILCADDRRGIYTELTLGGQKLLEAATPVHDETLASALGAAESVPELEPLVRALGALQKI from the coding sequence ATGGGCATCAAGGATGACGCCGTAGAAGTACGGGCACAGGGTTGGCGAACCCTTGCCGCCCTGCACGGAAGCATCGAGGCGGAGCTGGAGAAGGCACTCCAGGCCTCGAGTGACCTGTCGGTAGTGGAGTACACGGTGCTGGATGCGCTGAGCCGACAGGATGGCTGGCACATGCGGATGCAGCAGCTGGCCCGCGCCACGGCGCTATCCAGCAGTGCCACCACTCGCTTGGTCAATCGCCTCGAGGATCGGGGTTTGCTCACGCGCATCCTGTGCGCCGACGACCGCCGAGGAATTTACACCGAGCTGACACTGGGCGGCCAAAAGCTTCTCGAGGCGGCAACGCCGGTCCACGACGAGACTCTGGCCTCCGCCCTTGGGGCCGCGGAGTCGGTGCCTGAGCTTGAACCGCTGGTGAGAGCACTCGGCGCGCTGCAGAAGATCTAA
- a CDS encoding putative RNA pseudouridine synthase (identified by match to protein family HMM PF00849; match to protein family HMM PF01479; match to protein family HMM TIGR00093) translates to MTQAGRQSSPRNGSGRNSTGRNEAKGGGTGRSNAGGFSGRGGSASAGKRNFTQGEGRPFKASKPREAAPFDPDNPTTAGDYDRGQAARPAKPFRKPGSNKPGFGKAPGTPGAIKPKAKPARQYGSKAFGSERFGQNLGPIRKPGRNRGPRQEVPQSDLHDVDGVRLQKVMAQAGVASRRVCEEMILEGRVEVDGVVTTELGMRVDPTSAVIHVDGIRIQLDETLVYMVFNKPKGVVSTMEDPEGRPCISDFLKNNKNKGERLFHVGRLDVATEGLLLLTNDGELANRLTHPSYEVPKTYLVQVRGPFPQGVGAKLKNGVELEDGVAAVDSFRLVDSTPGHVLIEVVLHSGKNRIVRRMFDAVGFPVERLVRVKVGPIGLGDQRQGSIRNLGRQEVGHLLASVGL, encoded by the coding sequence ATGACACAGGCGGGACGCCAGAGTTCACCACGTAACGGTTCGGGGCGCAACAGCACCGGACGCAATGAGGCCAAGGGCGGCGGCACAGGCCGCTCCAACGCCGGCGGCTTCTCCGGCCGCGGCGGCAGCGCCAGCGCTGGAAAGCGCAACTTCACCCAGGGCGAAGGCCGCCCCTTCAAGGCTTCGAAGCCGCGCGAAGCGGCACCCTTCGATCCTGACAACCCCACGACAGCGGGCGATTACGACCGCGGCCAGGCAGCCAGGCCCGCGAAGCCCTTCCGCAAGCCCGGCTCCAACAAGCCTGGCTTTGGCAAGGCACCCGGCACGCCGGGCGCCATCAAGCCCAAGGCGAAGCCGGCAAGGCAGTACGGATCGAAGGCCTTCGGCAGCGAACGCTTCGGCCAGAACCTGGGCCCCATCCGGAAGCCGGGCCGCAACCGGGGCCCCCGCCAGGAAGTCCCCCAGTCCGACCTTCACGATGTTGACGGCGTGCGCCTGCAAAAGGTCATGGCACAGGCTGGCGTGGCTTCGCGTCGCGTGTGTGAGGAAATGATCCTCGAAGGACGCGTTGAGGTTGACGGTGTGGTGACCACCGAACTTGGTATGCGCGTGGACCCTACGTCCGCAGTGATCCACGTTGATGGCATCCGCATCCAGCTCGACGAAACGCTCGTGTACATGGTCTTCAACAAGCCCAAGGGCGTCGTTTCCACCATGGAGGACCCCGAAGGCCGCCCCTGCATCAGCGACTTCCTCAAGAACAACAAAAACAAGGGTGAGCGCCTGTTCCACGTCGGCCGTCTCGATGTCGCCACTGAGGGACTGCTGCTGCTGACGAACGACGGCGAACTCGCCAACCGCCTGACGCACCCTTCCTATGAGGTACCCAAGACGTACCTGGTCCAGGTGCGTGGCCCGTTCCCGCAAGGGGTGGGCGCAAAGCTGAAGAACGGCGTCGAGCTCGAAGACGGCGTAGCTGCAGTTGACTCCTTCCGCTTGGTTGATTCCACCCCGGGCCACGTCCTGATCGAGGTCGTCCTGCACTCGGGCAAGAACCGCATTGTGCGCCGCATGTTCGACGCCGTAGGGTTCCCGGTGGAGCGTCTTGTCCGCGTCAAGGTAGGACCCATTGGCTTGGGCGACCAGCGCCAGGGCAGCATCCGCAACCTCGGCAGGCAGGAAGTCGGACACCTCCTGGCATCTGTGGGGCTCTAA
- a CDS encoding putative sodium:dicarboxylate symporter family protein (identified by match to protein family HMM PF00375): protein MTSQRGESAVAAKGGRKGLDKSHYLYIAVILAVVLGAVVGLMFPEVGKSLKPLGDGFIKLIKMMIAPVIFCTIVLGIGSIAKAATVGKVGGLALGYFVAMSTFALAIGLVVGNLIHPGEGLKLTPYDPTKKADTNSTVDFLLGIIPGDIPVLPTLLAAILVGFALQKMGKQGAPILTAIGHGQRLVFRILIMIMWLAPVGAFGAIAAVVGATGAQAILSMFTLMLAFYVTCALFIVVILGTLLRAVAGVNIFKLMKYLAREYLLIFSTSSSEAALPRLIAKMEHLGVSKPVVGVTVPTGYSFNLDGTAIYLTMASLFVANAMGTPLDLGAQISLLVFMIIASKGAAGVTGAGLATLAAGLQAHKPELLGGVGMIVGIDRFMSEARALTNFTGNAVATVLIGTWVKEIDNGQVERVLSGSEPFDEQTMIAHGGEEEAAPETENREKVTV, encoded by the coding sequence ATGACCTCTCAACGAGGAGAGTCGGCAGTAGCCGCCAAAGGTGGACGCAAGGGGCTCGACAAGTCGCATTACCTGTACATCGCGGTCATCCTGGCCGTAGTGCTCGGCGCCGTGGTCGGCCTGATGTTCCCCGAAGTCGGCAAATCCCTCAAGCCGCTCGGTGACGGCTTCATCAAGCTCATCAAGATGATGATTGCTCCGGTCATCTTCTGCACCATCGTCCTGGGCATCGGCTCCATCGCCAAAGCCGCAACCGTTGGCAAGGTGGGAGGGCTGGCGCTGGGCTACTTCGTGGCAATGTCCACATTTGCCCTCGCCATCGGCCTGGTGGTCGGCAACCTGATCCACCCGGGAGAGGGTCTCAAGCTGACCCCGTACGATCCCACCAAGAAGGCCGATACCAACAGCACCGTTGACTTCCTCTTGGGAATCATCCCCGGTGACATTCCGGTCCTGCCCACCCTTCTGGCTGCCATCCTGGTTGGCTTCGCACTGCAGAAGATGGGCAAGCAGGGTGCACCCATCCTCACCGCTATCGGTCACGGACAGCGCCTCGTCTTCCGTATCCTCATCATGATCATGTGGCTGGCTCCGGTGGGCGCATTCGGTGCCATCGCCGCCGTCGTTGGTGCCACCGGCGCCCAGGCGATCCTCAGCATGTTCACCCTGATGCTGGCCTTCTACGTAACCTGCGCCTTGTTTATCGTGGTCATCCTGGGCACACTGCTCCGCGCAGTTGCCGGCGTGAACATCTTCAAGCTCATGAAGTACTTGGCCCGCGAGTACCTCCTGATCTTCTCCACCTCATCCTCCGAGGCTGCGCTGCCCCGCCTGATTGCCAAGATGGAGCACCTGGGTGTTTCCAAGCCGGTTGTCGGTGTCACTGTTCCCACGGGCTACTCCTTCAACCTCGACGGCACGGCTATCTACCTGACCATGGCGTCCCTGTTCGTGGCCAACGCCATGGGCACGCCGTTGGATCTCGGTGCCCAGATCTCCCTCTTGGTCTTCATGATCATCGCTTCCAAGGGTGCTGCAGGCGTCACCGGTGCCGGGCTTGCAACCCTCGCCGCCGGCCTCCAGGCACACAAGCCGGAGCTTTTGGGAGGCGTGGGCATGATCGTAGGAATCGACCGCTTCATGTCCGAGGCACGTGCACTGACCAACTTCACAGGCAACGCAGTTGCCACGGTTCTGATAGGCACTTGGGTGAAGGAGATCGACAATGGCCAGGTAGAGCGTGTCCTTTCCGGCAGCGAGCCCTTCGATGAGCAGACCATGATTGCCCACGGGGGCGAAGAAGAGGCTGCTCCCGAAACTGAAAACCGCGAAAAGGTTACGGTCTAA
- a CDS encoding putative ParA-family protein (identified by match to protein family HMM PF01656), whose protein sequence is MSIERGTATLEGTELDLEDAIMGPTGRPHREFPEPAPLASHGPARVIAMVNQKGGVGKTTSTINLAAALAEYGRRVLLVDFDPQGALSAGLGANPHELDLTVYNVLMDRKVNIRDAIQQTGVEGVDLLPANIDLSAAEVQLVNEVAREQVLDRALKSVEDDYDVVLIDCQPSLGLLTVNALTAAHGVIIPLICEFFALRAVALLVETIEKVQDRLNPRLQVDGVLATMYDARTLHSREVISRLVEAFGDKVFETVIKRSIKFADATVAAEPITSYAGNHIGADAYRRLAKELISRGGAP, encoded by the coding sequence GTGAGCATCGAACGGGGAACAGCTACGCTGGAAGGCACCGAGCTCGATCTGGAAGACGCCATCATGGGGCCCACGGGCCGCCCTCACCGCGAATTCCCGGAACCCGCTCCACTGGCCTCCCACGGTCCGGCGAGAGTCATCGCCATGGTTAATCAAAAGGGTGGCGTGGGTAAGACCACCTCCACCATCAATCTGGCGGCTGCACTCGCCGAGTACGGCCGACGTGTCCTGTTGGTGGACTTTGACCCCCAAGGGGCGCTTTCTGCCGGCCTCGGGGCAAATCCGCACGAGCTCGACCTCACCGTCTACAACGTCCTGATGGACCGTAAGGTGAACATCCGCGATGCCATCCAGCAGACCGGTGTTGAAGGCGTTGACCTCCTGCCCGCCAACATTGACCTCTCCGCTGCCGAAGTCCAGCTCGTCAACGAGGTAGCCCGCGAGCAAGTCCTGGATCGCGCCCTCAAGAGCGTTGAGGACGACTACGACGTCGTATTGATCGATTGCCAGCCCTCGTTGGGCCTGCTGACCGTTAATGCTCTGACTGCAGCCCACGGCGTCATCATCCCGCTGATCTGCGAATTCTTCGCCTTGCGCGCCGTTGCGCTCCTGGTGGAAACCATCGAGAAAGTACAGGACCGCCTCAATCCGCGCCTTCAGGTGGACGGTGTCCTGGCCACCATGTATGACGCCCGCACCCTGCACAGCCGTGAAGTAATTTCGCGCCTGGTGGAGGCCTTCGGGGACAAGGTCTTTGAGACTGTCATCAAGCGTTCCATCAAGTTTGCTGATGCCACTGTGGCCGCCGAGCCCATCACCAGCTACGCCGGCAACCACATCGGCGCTGACGCGTACCGCCGCCTTGCCAAGGAACTGATCTCGCGCGGCGGCGCGCCCTAG
- the cmk gene encoding cytidylate kinase (identified by match to protein family HMM PF02224; match to protein family HMM TIGR00017), whose amino-acid sequence MTREFFGPETVARPGKPLVIAIDGPSGSGKSSVSKEVARRLKLAYLDTGAMYRALTWYCLKTGVDLQDGAAVEQASKIMPLEISTSTATEYVAVDGTDITDEIRDPLISSSVSAVATTLGARTELIRRQRELIDQHHRRMVVEGRDITTVVVPNAEVRMLLTASEEARLRRRGIQLGGTQTKEQLNTQVIQRDAKDSTVVNFTQAADGVVTLDSSDLNFEETVETALAIVSKVIYGD is encoded by the coding sequence ATGACGCGTGAATTTTTTGGCCCGGAGACAGTTGCCCGTCCCGGCAAGCCGCTCGTGATCGCGATCGACGGACCATCGGGATCCGGTAAATCCAGCGTCAGCAAGGAAGTTGCCCGGCGCTTGAAATTGGCGTACCTCGATACCGGTGCCATGTACCGGGCGCTGACGTGGTACTGCCTTAAGACCGGCGTTGACCTTCAGGATGGCGCAGCGGTGGAACAGGCTTCCAAAATCATGCCGCTGGAGATCAGCACCAGTACTGCCACCGAGTACGTGGCGGTTGACGGCACGGACATCACGGACGAAATCCGGGATCCTTTGATCTCTTCGTCCGTCAGTGCTGTCGCCACGACGCTCGGTGCCCGCACTGAGCTGATCCGCCGCCAGCGCGAGCTGATCGATCAGCACCACCGCCGCATGGTGGTGGAAGGACGCGACATCACCACCGTCGTCGTACCCAACGCCGAGGTTCGCATGCTGCTGACCGCCAGCGAGGAAGCCAGGCTGCGGCGTCGCGGGATCCAGCTGGGTGGCACGCAGACAAAAGAACAGCTCAACACCCAGGTGATCCAGCGTGACGCCAAGGACTCCACCGTTGTGAACTTCACCCAAGCGGCGGACGGCGTGGTGACGCTCGATTCCTCTGATCTGAACTTTGAGGAAACTGTCGAGACAGCCTTGGCGATCGTGAGCAAGGTTATCTATGGTGACTGA
- a CDS encoding putative 1-acyl-sn-glycerol-3-phosphate acyltransferases (identified by match to protein family HMM PF01553), whose translation MTEYQLPSAQSRMWSRPVGWFLDHVLYRTVVVGKSNVPAAGPVIFAANHISFLDGPVMFGASPRPMHILVKKEMFKGLLGAVLRGSGQIPVDRAGDRTALHIGKKLLDAGRCVGILPEGTRGRGSAENISNGVAWLALNSGATVIPVAILGTRQGDEHRDHIPKPRRKLHVSFGEPITVKRRRGEPGRVSMDRAAAEIRDALAEHVQDAIRATGQGLPLEPAPGVTTSQHRHSAVAGTPADHH comes from the coding sequence GTGACTGAGTATCAGCTCCCCTCCGCACAGAGCAGGATGTGGAGCCGGCCGGTTGGTTGGTTCCTGGATCACGTGCTCTATCGGACCGTCGTGGTGGGCAAGAGCAACGTGCCCGCTGCCGGACCGGTGATTTTTGCGGCGAACCACATCAGCTTCCTGGACGGGCCTGTGATGTTCGGCGCGTCGCCGCGCCCTATGCATATCCTGGTCAAGAAAGAGATGTTCAAAGGTTTGTTGGGCGCCGTCCTGAGGGGATCCGGACAGATTCCGGTGGATCGCGCCGGTGACCGCACCGCCCTGCATATCGGCAAGAAACTGCTCGACGCCGGTCGCTGTGTAGGGATCCTCCCTGAGGGAACCCGGGGGAGGGGCTCGGCCGAAAACATCAGCAACGGAGTTGCCTGGCTGGCCCTTAACTCGGGAGCCACAGTCATCCCGGTGGCCATCCTCGGAACCCGCCAAGGTGATGAGCATCGCGACCATATCCCCAAACCCCGCCGCAAGCTCCATGTCAGCTTCGGTGAACCCATCACGGTGAAGCGCCGGAGGGGCGAACCCGGGCGTGTTTCAATGGACAGGGCGGCTGCGGAGATCCGTGATGCCCTGGCCGAACACGTCCAGGACGCCATCCGGGCCACAGGCCAGGGCCTTCCCCTGGAACCTGCGCCCGGAGTAACCACTTCGCAGCACCGCCATTCAGCAGTAGCCGGGACGCCGGCAGACCACCACTAA
- a CDS encoding prephenate dehydrogenase (identified by match to protein family HMM PF02153) translates to MSAFGTHGRGHLDGPVVVLGTGLLGASIGLGLRGRGVPVFLFDPSPTNQAVAVDIGAGRPLGELDEEPQLVVVAAPPDVTPDVVQKALEDYPSAVVVDIASVKAAIQAQLRERGVDLTRYVGTHPMAGREKSGPVAARGELFTSMPWVLCPSEETSDAALHAAGSLAGDLGAIVSRFTADEHDEAVALVSHLPQIMSSLLASRLQGTPLHALSLAGNGLRDTTRIAASDPTLWVQILGGNAEKLVSILHGVREDLNRLIGTLEAPLAPGARLDLAQLISEGNAGQARIPGKHGGPPQAYSWLTILVDDKPGQIAHLLTEIGEIGVNLEDLRLDHSSGQNVGMVELSVLPSKHDLLVEALTDRGWRVLQ, encoded by the coding sequence ATGTCGGCATTCGGTACGCACGGCCGGGGCCATCTCGATGGCCCGGTCGTCGTTCTCGGCACAGGCTTGCTTGGGGCCAGTATTGGCCTCGGCTTGCGCGGACGGGGTGTCCCTGTTTTCCTTTTCGATCCTTCGCCCACCAACCAGGCGGTCGCGGTGGATATTGGTGCGGGACGGCCGTTAGGCGAGTTGGATGAAGAACCCCAGCTGGTAGTTGTCGCGGCCCCGCCGGACGTAACCCCCGACGTCGTGCAGAAGGCACTGGAGGACTACCCGTCCGCCGTCGTGGTTGATATTGCCAGCGTCAAGGCAGCCATCCAGGCGCAGCTGCGGGAACGTGGCGTGGACCTGACCCGCTATGTGGGTACGCATCCCATGGCAGGCAGGGAGAAATCCGGCCCGGTTGCGGCCAGGGGAGAGCTTTTCACCTCCATGCCCTGGGTTCTGTGCCCCTCTGAAGAAACTTCGGATGCGGCACTTCATGCTGCGGGTTCGCTTGCGGGGGATCTGGGAGCGATTGTTTCCCGCTTCACCGCGGACGAGCACGATGAGGCCGTGGCCTTGGTGTCCCATTTGCCACAGATCATGTCGTCGCTTCTGGCGAGCCGTCTGCAAGGCACGCCGCTGCATGCCCTCTCCTTGGCAGGAAACGGGCTTCGGGACACCACCCGTATCGCAGCCAGCGATCCCACCCTCTGGGTCCAGATCCTGGGTGGCAATGCCGAGAAGTTGGTTTCCATCCTGCATGGTGTGCGCGAGGACCTGAACCGTTTGATCGGTACCTTGGAAGCTCCTCTTGCTCCGGGGGCCCGACTGGACCTTGCGCAACTGATCAGTGAAGGGAACGCAGGCCAGGCACGGATCCCCGGAAAGCACGGTGGGCCTCCTCAGGCGTACTCATGGCTGACCATCCTGGTGGACGATAAGCCTGGCCAGATCGCGCACCTCCTCACGGAGATCGGCGAGATCGGCGTGAACCTTGAAGACCTTCGGCTCGACCATTCGTCGGGACAAAACGTGGGCATGGTGGAGCTTTCCGTGCTTCCGAGCAAGCATGACCTCCTTGTTGAAGCATTGACTGACCGTGGATGGCGGGTACTCCAGTAA
- the gcvH gene encoding glycine cleavage system H protein (identified by match to protein family HMM PF01597; match to protein family HMM TIGR00527) — protein MSNIPEELSYTAEHEWVTAPDADGVVRIGITDFAQDALGDVVYAQMPEPGTKITGNEVVGEVESTKSVSDIYAPVTGEVTNRNDALDTDPALINSDPYGEGWLIEVKLAEADAVDSLLSASEYEQQVG, from the coding sequence GTGAGCAATATTCCGGAAGAACTTTCCTACACCGCAGAACACGAATGGGTGACCGCTCCAGATGCCGACGGCGTAGTGCGCATTGGCATCACCGACTTCGCCCAGGACGCCTTGGGCGACGTCGTCTACGCCCAGATGCCCGAGCCTGGCACAAAAATCACGGGCAACGAGGTTGTCGGCGAAGTGGAATCCACCAAAAGCGTCAGTGACATCTACGCTCCGGTGACCGGTGAAGTCACCAATCGAAATGACGCCCTGGACACTGATCCGGCTTTGATTAACTCCGACCCGTACGGCGAGGGATGGCTCATTGAAGTAAAGCTTGCAGAAGCTGATGCAGTGGATTCCCTGCTCAGTGCATCGGAGTACGAACAACAGGTAGGCTAA
- the scpA gene encoding segregation and condensation protein A (identified by match to protein family HMM PF02616): MGPSIAPTVEADPALAVPAVAPDAGTSEARKAGFEVRLANFTGPFDLLLGLISKHKLDITEVALATVTDEFIKYIRRLQELGEDWALDEASEFLVIAATLLDLKAARLLPAGEVEDAEDIALLEARDLLFARLLQYKAFKQIAGILGEKLEQEARRYPRQVALEGHFAALLPELVWRHTPEQFAELAAKALKPKDSAPAEVGLDHLHAPPVSVKEQAEIMGYRLKLGAPLSFQTLIADAETTLVVVARFLALLEMFRDRVVAFEQPGPLAELTVRWTGDDAGWDSSSLSEEYEAGAEAGGSGGGASE, translated from the coding sequence GTGGGACCGTCAATCGCCCCCACCGTTGAAGCGGATCCGGCCTTAGCCGTCCCGGCGGTAGCGCCCGACGCCGGTACTTCCGAAGCCCGTAAGGCCGGCTTCGAGGTACGGCTGGCTAACTTCACGGGTCCCTTTGACCTTTTGCTCGGCCTCATTTCCAAGCACAAGCTGGATATCACCGAGGTGGCGTTGGCCACCGTCACCGATGAATTCATCAAGTACATCAGGCGCCTCCAGGAGCTGGGGGAGGACTGGGCCCTGGATGAAGCCAGCGAATTTTTGGTGATCGCGGCAACGCTGCTGGACTTGAAGGCAGCCCGCCTCCTGCCGGCCGGTGAGGTAGAGGATGCCGAGGACATAGCGCTCCTCGAAGCGAGGGATCTGCTGTTCGCCCGGCTCTTGCAGTACAAGGCGTTCAAGCAGATCGCCGGAATCCTGGGCGAGAAACTGGAGCAGGAAGCCCGTCGGTATCCGCGGCAGGTTGCACTGGAAGGCCATTTCGCCGCGCTGCTTCCGGAACTGGTGTGGCGGCACACTCCGGAGCAGTTCGCGGAACTTGCTGCCAAAGCACTCAAACCGAAGGACTCCGCTCCTGCCGAGGTTGGCTTGGACCACCTCCATGCTCCGCCGGTCAGCGTCAAGGAACAAGCTGAAATCATGGGCTACCGCTTGAAGCTGGGTGCGCCGTTGTCGTTCCAGACGTTGATTGCCGACGCCGAAACCACCTTGGTGGTGGTTGCACGATTCCTGGCATTGCTGGAGATGTTCCGTGACCGCGTGGTTGCCTTCGAGCAACCCGGGCCGTTGGCTGAGCTGACGGTGCGGTGGACAGGTGATGATGCCGGCTGGGACAGTTCCAGCCTGAGCGAGGAGTACGAAGCCGGGGCAGAAGCCGGGGGAAGTGGGGGTGGCGCCAGTGAGTGA
- a CDS encoding putative segregation and condensation protein B (identified by match to protein family HMM PF04079), protein MSEQETVQDGLAELEALPGGARAALEAVLMVIDEPATSEELAAGLNVTVAVVEDLLQDLQREYSGYTVKAPDVDAVGFAVASTAPRGFELRNVAGGWRIYSRSDFADIVGRFVLEGQTTRLTQAALETLAVIAYRQPVSRARVSAIRGVNVDSVVRTLTQRGLIEDSGNDPESGAVLYRTTSYFLERMGIGSVAELPQLSPHLPGLEGIDEYYDASRM, encoded by the coding sequence GTGAGTGAACAGGAAACGGTCCAGGATGGCCTGGCTGAACTGGAAGCGCTGCCCGGCGGTGCACGAGCAGCGTTGGAGGCAGTCCTCATGGTCATTGATGAGCCAGCCACCTCGGAAGAGCTGGCGGCCGGGCTCAACGTGACCGTCGCCGTCGTCGAGGATTTGCTGCAGGACCTGCAGCGGGAGTATAGCGGCTATACTGTTAAAGCCCCGGACGTGGATGCTGTCGGCTTTGCCGTTGCCAGTACTGCACCCCGGGGTTTTGAATTGCGGAACGTCGCCGGTGGGTGGCGGATCTATTCACGGTCGGATTTCGCCGACATCGTGGGGAGATTCGTCCTTGAAGGGCAGACCACCAGGCTTACTCAGGCAGCGCTTGAGACCCTGGCGGTCATTGCCTACCGGCAACCGGTCTCACGGGCCCGGGTGTCTGCCATTCGCGGCGTCAACGTCGATTCCGTGGTCCGGACTCTTACCCAACGTGGTTTGATCGAGGACTCCGGAAACGATCCCGAGTCGGGGGCCGTCCTTTATCGGACAACCTCGTACTTCCTGGAACGGATGGGCATTGGCTCGGTGGCTGAACTGCCACAGCTCTCGCCGCACCTTCCGGGTTTGGAAGGGATCGACGAGTACTACGACGCAAGCCGGATGTAG